DNA from Rhizophagus irregularis chromosome 6, complete sequence:
TATTGAACAATgattttttgaacattttttaacaatgtttttgcattaaaatttacacaaaaaaagataagaaatGATGGAATGATatcattcataaaaaaaaaaacctgcattaaggttttttttttttttttaggcatttttttaaaaatactttttttaatactttttttaactttttttaaaatttataaatttttaattttagatcaaaatttttgtatatatatgaGTTCAATTTGACAAAGTCTTTCATTATAGTCtgaagacttttttttttaaaacaaaaaaaaaatccccgaaattacgaaaaaaataacaaacaattaattttaaaaataattaattaattaatttaaaataacgtAATAACGTAATAAcgtaatattataatactataataaaccgtaaatatcataatatcgTAATTATTCGGAATATCCATATATCGGAATATCGGAATATcaaataatctattttttctttataataagtaGGTaccctttttttatattagacaatttttttaaaaaaaactaattctaatatttccttatttccttttatttttagacgaaaaaaaaaatgcaacaaattcttaaaatatttattgtgcTCGCTTTCATAATTGCTGTAATAGCAACTCCAGTACCTGTTCAAAAACGTCAAGGTAAAACACCTAAATGTCCAACAACTCCAACAGAAAGTACAGAATCAGATACTTATCCAGTATCTTCAGATGGTAAAGAACTTAAGCCAATCAATTGTCCGtgattgaatatatttttgtaattatatgtACAGTACtagttgtatttatatatatatatgtatatgtatatgtatattctttttcttttttttgtttttttttgtggaaaacttattttaatattgttagaattatatgaattgtatcaaataataaattattttagccACACTTTGTGGCATAATTTTCTGTGTAacgtttaaaaaagaaaacaattatttaCTGTGATACTAAAGAATCATTTGGaactttttgataaaaataatttgattttttttgaattttattgaattttattgaatttcaaAAAGTTCAAATTCTCACTATTATTCTGATATTAtctaatataacaaaaatagcTACATACAGAACAATgaaatgtatttaaatatcCGGAATTTCGAAAAAGATCATCtctattaaatgaattttttttttaaaaaaaaaatttatcaccatatttttttttttttaattaaaatattaccgcCACATACGCCACAAGAAATGATCAATTCATGCGATAACccttttttttagttcttttCGAAAGATTTTCTAAGCCAATCTAAGCTTTTGTCATAACACCTTAAAAGCCAGTTTTTGGAATTATAcgtattatttatgtttttaatgaaaaaaatatgaagagaaaaaatatatatatatatatatatatattttaaaaaaaaatttcatatataagcGAGCGCGAATCGACTGATTTTTCATTATAGTCTGAagactttatttattttcgaaaaaaaaatataaatataaataaaaaatattaatcaaaacaCCAAAAACATCAAAAACGTCGAAACATCAAAACATTGAACATCAAAAATCGAAACATCGAAACATCGAAATATCGAAATATCGCGTATTTTTCTAGTAAGTTTCAAATTCACATTTCACATATTTCACATttggatttttaaaaaattaaaattgttaactctactttttttatagaaaaaaaacgTAACAGAATGCAACAAATCCTCAAagtatttattgttattctcGCTTTTATTTTTGCCGTAATTGCATTACCTATTCAAAAAAGATGTTTCCCATGTCACCCACGAAATTGTGGTAGTTTACTATCAGATAAATGTCCAGTAAAATCATGTCGTAATGGCAAACTCtgctattattaattactatgtAAATTAGGAATTTATAggaaaaaattcataatcatttatgatttcatcttcatcttcatctttatttttactttatttctttatttccttcttttttactttttacttttattatttgagaaaacatttcataaattaaaaaatattttctcaaATCGCGTCAATAATTCTGTGGACAAGACAAGCCACATTCTTATGTGGCATAATTTTCTGCGTGTAACAATGTGTAACATTTAACCTTAATAAAAAGCAACCAAAGGAAAAACCGTACAATacgtaatattaataatattcaaataatatctaacaatacttaataaataataaaattattaagaaaagtcACTTGTCAcatgaaatatgaaataacATATAGGTCATACACCCATTACacctttttgatttttctttcatttgttTACATAAAGATGCAAGCCATTTGCTCTAAGCCAACCTAAGCTTTTTTTCAAGGGAAGCCATTGAACTTTTCTCCCCATGTTACacttattttattcaaaagaaataaaataaaataaaataatttaattgtaatttaattataaaaataataaaaataataaaacgaaAATTTCGTATATAAACGATCTCAAATCGACCAAGTTTTCATTATAAGTCTGAAGActtttaatacaaataataaaaacattgaaatttgaaaaatttgaaaaaaaaaatatcgcgcataaataataatatatgtaagtttaaaatttaatattattgttagaCGCTTTATCGGTATACATTTAATGTgataactttcttttttttttgttggacgtgtttagaaaatcaaaatgaaacaaattttcaaagtattttttgTGATGCTCGTTTTCATTGTTGCTGTAATGGCAACTCCGGTACCTATTCAAAAACGTCAGGAAGCAACTGAAACAACTGAACCAACTGAACCAACTGATCAAGGCGATCAAAGTGGTCAAAGTAATCAAAATAGTCAAAGTAGTGCTGATCCATGCAGTGAATCCGCATTGGATGATAACGTCCCTACAACATCAGAAGGACAAGATGTTAAAGTATACGGTTGTTCATAAgtaattataagtattatttatttatttatttatttttttacttttttactttttactttttttactttttattccatgtatagaaaaatattgttattaatttatttttaaatcaacgtcaaataaatatttttatttttatttttattgctttGCTTATTTTAAGTAATTGCTGTGGACAAGCCACGATTGATTTTCACTTTGTTTGTGCAACATATAAATATcccaattattaattacaattattaaattatcgaaCAACcgcaaatataattttaaaaagaaactgaaGCTTTCAGCTTgtgaatttcatttttcaaaaattccaaCTTCCAAATTACCTTCCAATCGAATTAAtcgaatttaaaaaaaaactatatataaatattcgCGCATAAAACAATCAATCTCGTTTATTactatgtttttttttattggtcaCAATGCCGCATGAATAATGTTATGCGGTTATacaatgaactttttttaattttttttttcattaatggTTTACACAAAAAGAatgataagaaagaaaaaatgcattatcatatttttaaattattctttgaCCAGCCCAAAAGCCtcaacctttttttaaaagccgagttttttttattgaaaatatacaaaaatgtgTATTACATATgccgcatttttttttttcttgttaaaaaaagtaaactttaattaatatctaattataaatttaattttttttagatcgaAATAgatcgaaatttttttgaagaaatttttttgtatataaatgtGTTCAAAGTTGaccttttgattttttctctACAGTTCTTTACAACctaaagaacttttttttcaaaataacaacaacaacaaaaaataataaataaaaaaataaaaaacgaaattaataatttaacgaaaacaaaaacgaaaaataattaaaaattaaaaatacgaaATACGAAATACTAGTATTTAGtgataaacatttttagtTATACGTAAGTTTTTCAAATCCTTtgaatctgatttttttttttaaaaaaaaaattcttttgttacaactgttttttaaaaaatttatttttttaaaaaaaatttcctcaGTTTTCAAGTATAttgacattaaaaatttttttcttttcaaaaaaaaaagataaagaaacgAGACGAATCAAAAATGCAACAAATCTTCAAAGTATTCATTTTGTTCGCTTTCATAATTGCTGTTATAGCAATTCCAGTACCTGTGCAAAAACGTCAAGGCCATAATTGTCCACCATCATCACCGGAAATTAATCAATCGGATACTTTTCCAGTAAGCTCCGATCCTAAGTCACCCGACGGACTTAAACCTTTTAATTGTCcctaaaataacaaattatttgtaacaaatgtacattttcttttctttttttttttctctttaattttttgtattagaaTTCTAGAAAATActtatctattttattaattaataatattgattgaGAATATAatcgttaaataaaataatatttttttttacatttgaattttttgaagtcAGTGTGTAACATTTGTCCTTTTGTGTAAATACCGCCAAAGTTCGGTTTCTTATAAAACAAgagaattagaaaaaattattcttttttattttcatttatgtgGAATGTTGCAGTAATGTtgcggtaaaaaaaaaaaagaattatgtaaataatatattcattcatttattttaaatagggtttactaaaaatgaataattattttatttatttattttatttatttatttttttttttaaactttatatttttaggaactattattggaaaatttaattttttttttattttttttttttcagtccaATCAATCTTTTTTTGGTATAACCGGAATTAACCTTATCgtgaaaagaaatatatataatatatatatatgtataatagaaatatattatttatatatatatatgtgtttattacgtaatatatgCAATATCCATTCATTCATGCATTTTCATGCAATATCTTGACATGTTACACTTATCTCAAAGttattatttcaaagaaaaataataaaaaaaaaataccatttaTCGTAAAATGTTGtacataaaagtaataatatattgattgcaaaaataacaatttttttttattgtattagtTTTATTGAGCTCGCTTTTTCATTCCTATTCAAAGAACGTTCAACTCAAAAAGCAATtgttatacaatatatacCAGTCAATTTTATACCAGTCAattttatacagtataataattatgacaGTTTAATTCTtgtattcaaataataatactgtTGTGACAGGTCTGTTctgtttattttaatgttgTTATCTCTCTCTTTgtgtaatttaatattacccgaatctcaaaaataatatcttttcgTGAACATGTTACACTCCATTGTCTTGGCATTTGTTGAATCGAACCATACATAAACTTTCCGAATCTTTTTCACATTCATGTGAACCCGTTGCTCAAAtgattcgatttttttttaaaatttatcgtTGCCTTGTTGTCATACCAGCAAATACAGCAAATACTCGGGCTAAAATTCAGGGTACTTACGTGATTACAGTTGCCACTGCACCTgctgttaaataaatatggaatcatttattactttttattaatgctGCCTAATTAGTCGTGTGAACTTTTTACCTAATATCTTAAAATAGAATACAgattataattagaaaatagTACGATCAGCATCGATCATCACTCTGCAGATGATATCATTCAAATATTGTTCATATATatgttgaaaaataaatattatttatataaattaattaatttaattaatattttaaatctaataaattatctaatcTCTATATCGACTATTAACCATATTACTTAATTTCATTCTAAGAAAATCcagaaaaatcagaaaaatcaTTCTTCAAAACTATACTAGGTCCTTTACTTAATTCTAATTGTTCATTAACTTTTCTTTCCCTTTCTTGTTGTAAACGTTGTTGAGTAGCTTGTTCTTGTAATACATTAAATCTTATAGCACTCTCTAATTTTGTTTTAAGTTGAGGTGATAATAATCCTATCgcttctttaaaatttaatggttGACTTGTTGCTAATGAAAGAATATGTTTAACTGAAATTGTATGTAATTGTGGAAGTTGATAATATGATTCCAATGGGGGA
Protein-coding regions in this window:
- a CDS encoding uncharacterized protein (SECRETED:cutsite_VMA-TP; SECRETED:prob_0.7978); SECRETED:SignalP(1-20), producing MKQIFKVFFVMLVFIVAVMATPVPIQKRQEATETTEPTEPTDQGDQSGQSNQNSQSSADPCSESALDDNVPTTSEGQDVKLYIKKRDESKMQQIFKVFILFAFIIAVIAIPVPVQKRQGHNCPPSSPEINQSDTFPVSSDPKSPDGLKPFNCP